Proteins encoded in a region of the Podarcis muralis chromosome 4, rPodMur119.hap1.1, whole genome shotgun sequence genome:
- the CHST10 gene encoding carbohydrate sulfotransferase 10, which produces MHRQWLLLAACFWVVFMFMVASKFITLTFKNPDVYGVKQEPLTLTAVTKVEKIQVMKVKRFPGEIQTIGRGLSEDIIHQPLVHMERLELLRNVCQDASLKNLTHTTVSKFVLDRIFVCDKHKILFCQTPKVGNTQWKKVLIVLNGAFSSIEEIPENIVHDHEKNGLPRLSSFSDSEIQERLKLYFKFLIVRDPFERLISAFKDKFVRNPRFEPWYRHEIAPGIIRKYRKNRTETRGLQFEDFVRYLGDPNHRWLDIQFGDRIIHWVTYVELCAPCEITYSVIGHHETLEEDAPYILKEAGIDHLVSYPTIPPGITLYNKTKVERYFSGVSKRDIRRLYARFEGDFNLFGYPEPDFLLN; this is translated from the exons ATGCACCGCCAGTGGCTGCTGTTAGCTGCATGCTTTTGGGTTGTATTCATGTTCATGGTTGCTAGCAAGTTCATCACATTGACCTTCAAAAATCCTGATG TGTATGGTGTCAAGCAAGAGCCGTTAACATTGACAGCTGTAACTAAAGTAGAGAAAATTCAAGTGATGAAAGTGAAAAGGTTTCCTGGAGAGATTCAG ACAATAGGTAGAGGTCTATCTGAAGACATTATACATCAACCTCTGGTCCATATGGAAAGGCTTGAGCTACTCAGGAATGTGTGCCAAGATGCATCGCTGAAAAACCTCACTCACACTACTGTTTCAAAATTTGTTTTGGATCGGATATTTGTATGTGACAAGCACAAGATCCTCTTCTGTCAAACTCCAAAAGTTGGCAATACTCAGTGGAAGAAAGTCTTGATTGTTTTAAATG GAGCTTTTTCTTCCATTGAGGAGATCCCAGAGAACATTGTGCATGACCACGAGAAGAATGGTTTGCCACGCTTATCTTCCTTCAGTGACTCAGAAATTCAAGAGCG GCTGAAATTATACTTCAAGTTCCTTATCGTAAGAGATCCGTTTGAGAGGCTTATTTCTGCATTCAAAGACAAGTTTGTCCGCAATCCTCGTTTTGAACCTTGGTATAGGCATGAAATTGCTCCCGGCATCATTCGAAAATATAGAAAGAATCGCACTGAGACCAGGGGGCTGCAGTTTGAGGACTTTGTGCGCTACTTGGGTGATCCAAATCATCGGTGGCTAGATATACAATTTGGAGACCGCATCATTCATTGGGTGACCTACGTGGAACTTTGTGCCCCCTGTGAAATAACATACAGTGTAATTGGACATCATGAAACCTTGGAAGAGGATGCACCATATATCTTGAAGGAAGCTGGAATAGACCATCTGGTATCTTATCCTACTATTCCGCCGGGGATAACACTGTATAACAAAACTAAGGTGGAACGCTATTTCTCGGGAGTTAGCAAGAGAGACATCCGCCGCCTTTATGCCCGTTTTGAAGGAGATTTTAATCTTTTTGGCTACCCAGAGCCAGATTTCCTACTCAACTGA